One Candidatus Omnitrophota bacterium DNA segment encodes these proteins:
- the tuf gene encoding elongation factor Tu (EF-Tu; promotes GTP-dependent binding of aminoacyl-tRNA to the A-site of ribosomes during protein biosynthesis; when the tRNA anticodon matches the mRNA codon, GTP hydrolysis results; the inactive EF-Tu-GDP leaves the ribosome and release of GDP is promoted by elongation factor Ts; many prokaryotes have two copies of the gene encoding EF-Tu), with protein MAKEKFERTKPHLNIGTIGHVDHGKTTLTAAITMYLANKGQ; from the coding sequence ATGGCCAAGGAAAAATTTGAACGAACAAAACCGCATTTGAACATCGGCACGATAGGTCACGTTGATCACGGGAAGACTACCCTTACGGCGGCGATAACGATGTATCTGGCGAACAAGGGGCAG
- the fusA gene encoding elongation factor G codes for MDNINNIRNIGIIAHIDAGKTTTTERILYHTGKIYKMGEVHEGTAVMDWMEQEQERGITITSAVTSCAWKDKMINIIDTPGHVDFTIEVERSLKVLDGTLVVFCAVGGVQPQTETVWRQADHYEVPKIAFINKMDRVGADFYKVMLDMHKKLGANAQPIQIPIGKEDNFRGIIDLITCKAYIFGEEGDMGEVTEQDIPEDMKDISSHWRHNLIEKLGEVDDEVQEMYLMDKGIYPDQLVKFIRRVTNKNLFVPVMVGSALKNKGVKYVLDAICDYLPSPLDVKPPRATSLKNMEDYEIKPDEKEPLCAYAYKVMTDPYVGTLTFTRIYSGKLESGTYVYNSTVGKKERIGQILKIHADQREMTQTAGPGQIVGLVGLKNTSTAHTLCSEGQQLTLERIDYPEPVISMAIEPETKADQDKLSEALKKVENEDPSFKVAYNEETGQTLISGMGELHLEIIIDRLKREFRVGANIGNPQVAYRETITRPVEATGKFIQQSGGRGQYGHVELRVEPAEPGSGIIFEEEIKGGAVPKEYFKAVQQGVMGASKTGTLAGYPVTDIKVTLYDGSYHEVDSSEMAFSNAGSLGLRNGLSKAKPVLLEPIMKLEVTTPDEYLGDVIGDMNMRRIKVENIEQKGTTKIIQGAAPLAQMFGYATALRSLTQGRATYTMEPSFYKEVPKDIMEKITGTTSS; via the coding sequence ATGGATAACATAAATAATATCAGGAACATAGGGATAATCGCCCATATAGACGCGGGAAAGACCACTACAACTGAACGCATTTTGTACCATACGGGCAAGATCTACAAGATGGGTGAAGTGCATGAAGGTACCGCCGTAATGGACTGGATGGAGCAGGAGCAGGAACGGGGCATAACCATCACTAGCGCGGTGACAAGCTGTGCCTGGAAAGACAAGATGATCAATATCATTGATACGCCCGGGCATGTTGATTTCACTATAGAAGTGGAGCGATCTCTGAAGGTTCTTGACGGCACTCTTGTTGTTTTCTGCGCCGTTGGTGGTGTACAGCCTCAGACCGAGACAGTGTGGCGACAGGCCGATCACTATGAGGTGCCGAAGATCGCTTTCATCAACAAGATGGACCGAGTGGGAGCCGATTTTTATAAGGTGATGCTCGATATGCACAAGAAACTAGGTGCGAACGCGCAGCCTATACAGATACCCATAGGCAAAGAGGATAATTTCAGGGGAATAATCGACCTTATAACCTGCAAAGCTTACATTTTCGGGGAAGAGGGCGACATGGGAGAGGTGACAGAACAAGATATACCGGAGGACATGAAAGATATTTCCAGTCACTGGAGGCATAATCTTATAGAGAAACTGGGTGAAGTTGATGATGAGGTCCAGGAGATGTATCTGATGGACAAGGGGATATATCCTGACCAACTCGTGAAATTTATAAGGCGAGTGACCAATAAGAACCTTTTCGTCCCAGTCATGGTCGGCTCTGCGCTCAAAAATAAAGGCGTTAAATACGTTCTGGACGCTATATGCGATTACCTTCCATCTCCGCTTGACGTTAAGCCCCCCAGGGCCACCTCACTTAAGAATATGGAAGACTACGAGATCAAGCCCGATGAGAAAGAGCCGCTTTGCGCGTATGCCTATAAAGTGATGACAGATCCCTATGTGGGCACCCTGACATTCACGCGTATTTATTCGGGCAAATTGGAGTCTGGCACATATGTATATAATTCAACCGTCGGGAAAAAGGAAAGAATAGGGCAGATATTGAAGATACACGCCGATCAGCGGGAGATGACCCAGACCGCCGGACCCGGTCAGATCGTGGGTCTCGTTGGGCTGAAGAACACTTCAACGGCGCACACTCTCTGCAGTGAGGGACAGCAGTTGACGCTTGAGAGGATCGACTATCCTGAACCGGTCATATCCATGGCGATAGAACCGGAGACAAAAGCGGACCAGGACAAGCTGAGCGAGGCGCTGAAAAAGGTAGAGAACGAGGACCCGTCCTTCAAGGTGGCATACAACGAGGAGACGGGACAGACCCTTATAAGCGGCATGGGCGAACTTCATCTGGAGATAATCATAGACAGGCTCAAAAGAGAGTTCAGGGTTGGCGCGAATATAGGTAATCCCCAAGTTGCCTACCGTGAGACCATAACCAGGCCCGTTGAGGCTACGGGGAAGTTCATTCAGCAAAGCGGAGGCCGAGGTCAGTACGGACATGTGGAACTCAGGGTGGAACCCGCCGAGCCCGGATCCGGCATAATCTTTGAGGAAGAGATCAAGGGAGGCGCAGTTCCCAAGGAATATTTCAAGGCCGTTCAGCAAGGTGTAATGGGCGCTTCAAAAACAGGGACCCTGGCGGGATATCCGGTCACTGATATCAAAGTGACACTTTACGACGGAAGTTATCATGAAGTTGACTCATCGGAGATGGCCTTCAGCAACGCAGGGTCACTGGGTTTGAGGAACGGTCTTTCCAAGGCTAAACCGGTTCTTCTAGAGCCGATCATGAAACTTGAGGTTACGACACCTGATGAGTACCTTGGTGATGTGATAGGCGATATGAACATGAGAAGGATCAAGGTTGAGAACATAGAACAAAAGGGAACGACCAAGATCATTCAGGGAGCTGCTCCACTGGCGCAAATGTTCGGTTATGCAACGGCTTTAAGAAGCTTGACACAAGGCAGGGCAACGTATACAATGGAGCCTTCTTTCTATAAAGAAGTGCCTAAAGATATAATGGAGAAGATAACCGGGACAACTTCAAGTTGA
- the rpoC gene encoding DNA-directed RNA polymerase subunit beta', producing the protein MLRKVNKFDNVRIQIASPDKIKEWATRKVGNKGVLFEVKKPETINYRTLKPERDGLFCERIFGPTKDFECNCGKYKRIKNKGTRCDRCGVLVTKSSVRRDWMACIKLAAPVSHIWFFKAIPSRMSNMLDMKMRDLERILYYEQYVVIDPGETPLKLQEMLTEEQYREAKEKYGNKFKAMMGAEAIRELLNLIDLEAASAELQAKLAEKKDLNTKKRILKRLKVVDTFLKSGNKPEWMIMDIIPVIPPDLRPLVPLDGGRFATSDLNDLYRRVINRNNRLKKLLELKAPDVIVRNEKRMLQEAVDALFDNGRHGREVLGSGGRPLKSLADMLKGKQGRFRQNLLGKRVDYSGRSVIVIGPELRLNECGLPKIMALELFQPFIIRKLREKGFVHTIKSAKKMVQQENPEVWDILDEVIKDHPVLLNRAPTLHRLGIQAFQPRLIEGKAIRIHPLVCAAFNADFDGDQMAVHVPLSMEAQMEARLIMNAANNIFSPSNGRPITTPSQDIVLGAYYITKSKSGSKGEGIEFADKGEVIMAYQNDMVDKLAPVKVRIDGEIIETTVGRVIFNDMLPEGMPFYNKPMNKKMVSQVISDCYNLKGHAATVKLLDSLKKLGFEESTLSGASMAVSDIVIPAEKRTKLDKAQEQVEKIQSQYQRGFITDGERYNKIIDIWTHVTEDVSNLVFRNLDSFNPVFMMADSGARGSRQQIRQLAGMRGLMAKPSGEIIETPITANFREGLTVLEYFISSHGARKGLADTALKTADSGYLTRRLVDVAQDVIIREIDCGTLGGITATAIIEGDEVVVSLAERIVGRVALDNIVDIITDNLIVKAGEIITEEHAKEIEKSGIEKIRIRSVLTCESEQGVCAKCYGRNLATGKLVEIGEAVGVIAAQSIGEPGTQLTMRTFHIGGTASRIIEQSFFESKEDGFIKYHNLRVVESRQKGVYVVLNRNGQISINEPDGREIERQTIPQGSNIFFADGDKIKKGQKFAEWDPYIVPILAEIGGKVQYEDIKKDVTMKIERDAATGARNKVIIDQKGDYHPQILLINEKNEVEAIYPLPVGAHITVKDKQDIMAGDVLAKTHRVISKTKDITGGLPRVAELFEARKPKDPSIISEIDGIVEFGETKKGQKRIVIESETGMRKEYVIPHGKHLNVYRGDHVNAGEQLVDGPVVPQDILRVSGEKALQEYLLNEVQEVYRLQGVQINDKHIEVIIRQMLKNVKITDSGDTEFLQGDKVDKSTFKRENAKVLKQKKKPAAAEPVLQGITKASLTTESFISAASFQETTRVLTDAASTGKMDSLNGLKENIIMGHLIPAGTGFMNHRNIDLDRELLKPEPEEEKEEGETLEEEES; encoded by the coding sequence ATGTTGCGTAAAGTGAACAAGTTCGATAATGTGCGGATACAGATAGCCTCTCCCGATAAGATCAAAGAATGGGCAACGCGTAAAGTCGGGAACAAGGGCGTTTTGTTCGAGGTCAAAAAACCCGAAACTATTAACTACAGGACCCTCAAGCCCGAAAGGGACGGACTTTTCTGTGAAAGGATCTTCGGTCCTACAAAGGACTTCGAGTGCAACTGCGGAAAATACAAGAGAATCAAGAATAAGGGGACCAGATGCGATCGCTGCGGCGTGCTGGTCACAAAATCGAGCGTCCGTCGTGACTGGATGGCATGTATAAAACTTGCGGCTCCGGTTTCGCATATTTGGTTCTTCAAGGCCATTCCTTCGCGCATGTCCAATATGCTCGATATGAAGATGAGGGATCTTGAACGGATACTGTATTATGAGCAGTATGTCGTGATCGATCCGGGCGAGACGCCGCTGAAGCTCCAGGAGATGCTCACAGAAGAACAGTACCGTGAAGCAAAAGAAAAATATGGAAACAAATTCAAGGCGATGATGGGGGCTGAGGCTATCCGTGAGCTTTTGAATCTCATAGATCTGGAAGCTGCCTCAGCGGAACTCCAGGCGAAACTGGCTGAGAAAAAGGATCTTAACACTAAGAAGAGGATTCTTAAAAGACTCAAAGTAGTCGATACATTTCTCAAGAGCGGGAACAAGCCTGAATGGATGATCATGGACATAATACCGGTCATTCCTCCCGACCTCAGGCCGTTGGTGCCGCTTGACGGCGGCAGGTTCGCTACTAGTGACCTTAATGATCTTTACAGGAGGGTCATAAACCGCAATAACCGTTTGAAGAAGCTGCTGGAGCTAAAGGCTCCTGATGTGATCGTGAGGAACGAAAAACGCATGTTGCAAGAGGCTGTCGATGCGCTCTTTGATAATGGAAGACACGGCCGCGAAGTGCTCGGCTCCGGGGGGAGACCACTCAAATCACTGGCCGATATGCTCAAGGGTAAACAGGGTAGGTTCAGGCAGAATCTTTTGGGGAAACGTGTCGATTATTCCGGCCGAAGCGTGATAGTCATAGGCCCAGAGCTCAGGTTGAACGAATGTGGTCTGCCCAAGATCATGGCTCTTGAGCTTTTCCAGCCGTTTATTATCCGTAAGCTCAGGGAAAAAGGGTTTGTCCATACCATTAAGAGCGCGAAGAAAATGGTTCAGCAGGAGAATCCCGAAGTATGGGACATACTTGATGAGGTCATCAAGGATCATCCGGTATTACTGAACAGGGCGCCTACTTTGCACCGTCTCGGTATTCAGGCGTTTCAGCCGCGTCTTATTGAGGGCAAGGCCATAAGAATTCATCCACTTGTGTGTGCCGCGTTCAACGCCGATTTCGACGGTGACCAGATGGCGGTACATGTTCCACTTTCGATGGAAGCGCAGATGGAAGCCAGGCTTATCATGAACGCCGCCAACAACATATTCTCACCCTCCAATGGCCGGCCTATAACAACACCGTCACAGGACATAGTTCTTGGTGCATACTACATAACCAAGTCCAAGTCCGGGTCAAAAGGAGAGGGTATAGAGTTTGCCGATAAGGGCGAGGTCATCATGGCTTACCAGAATGACATGGTGGACAAGTTAGCTCCGGTCAAGGTTCGTATAGACGGCGAGATCATCGAGACCACCGTCGGCAGGGTCATCTTTAATGATATGCTGCCGGAAGGTATGCCTTTCTACAATAAGCCGATGAATAAGAAAATGGTCAGCCAGGTTATTTCTGACTGTTATAATCTAAAAGGGCATGCCGCGACGGTTAAGCTTCTTGATTCGCTCAAGAAGCTCGGGTTTGAGGAGTCGACCCTTTCAGGGGCGTCCATGGCCGTATCGGATATCGTTATACCGGCGGAGAAACGGACCAAGCTGGACAAGGCTCAGGAACAGGTCGAAAAGATCCAGAGCCAGTACCAGAGAGGGTTTATCACCGACGGTGAAAGATATAATAAAATAATCGACATATGGACGCATGTTACCGAAGACGTCTCGAACCTTGTTTTCCGCAACCTCGATAGTTTCAACCCCGTCTTCATGATGGCTGATTCCGGTGCAAGAGGTTCCAGGCAGCAGATAAGGCAGCTCGCCGGGATGAGGGGACTTATGGCCAAACCGTCAGGTGAGATCATAGAGACCCCGATCACCGCGAACTTCCGGGAAGGTCTTACCGTGCTTGAATACTTTATTTCAAGTCACGGTGCGCGTAAGGGGCTTGCCGATACAGCTCTTAAGACAGCTGATTCTGGCTATCTTACACGAAGGCTCGTGGATGTTGCACAGGATGTCATAATCAGGGAAATCGATTGCGGAACTCTTGGGGGTATCACCGCAACCGCCATCATTGAAGGGGATGAGGTCGTTGTATCCCTCGCTGAAAGGATCGTCGGCAGGGTCGCGCTAGATAATATCGTTGACATCATAACAGATAACCTGATAGTAAAGGCCGGTGAGATCATTACCGAAGAACATGCAAAGGAGATCGAAAAATCCGGCATAGAAAAGATCCGCATAAGGAGCGTTCTCACATGTGAGTCGGAGCAAGGGGTTTGCGCAAAGTGCTATGGGCGCAATCTCGCCACAGGCAAGCTGGTCGAGATCGGTGAAGCCGTCGGTGTTATAGCCGCGCAGTCCATCGGGGAACCCGGCACTCAGCTTACGATGAGAACATTCCATATAGGCGGTACGGCCAGCAGGATCATTGAGCAGTCCTTTTTCGAGAGTAAAGAGGACGGTTTTATTAAGTACCATAACCTGAGGGTCGTTGAAAGTCGTCAGAAAGGCGTGTACGTCGTTCTCAACCGGAACGGTCAGATAAGCATTAACGAGCCGGACGGCAGAGAGATAGAAAGGCAGACGATACCTCAGGGGTCGAATATCTTCTTTGCCGATGGTGACAAGATAAAAAAAGGCCAGAAGTTCGCCGAGTGGGATCCATATATCGTGCCTATCCTCGCTGAGATCGGCGGGAAGGTGCAGTACGAAGACATCAAAAAAGATGTCACGATGAAGATAGAAAGAGATGCGGCTACCGGTGCCAGGAACAAGGTCATCATCGATCAGAAAGGGGACTATCATCCGCAGATACTCCTGATCAACGAGAAGAACGAGGTTGAAGCGATATACCCCTTACCGGTCGGCGCGCATATCACGGTCAAGGACAAACAGGATATAATGGCCGGCGACGTTCTCGCCAAGACGCACCGCGTGATATCCAAGACAAAGGATATTACCGGAGGCCTGCCGCGTGTTGCTGAACTCTTCGAAGCAAGAAAACCAAAGGATCCGTCAATAATCAGCGAAATAGACGGTATCGTGGAGTTCGGGGAGACCAAAAAGGGGCAGAAGAGGATAGTTATCGAGAGTGAGACCGGCATGAGGAAAGAATATGTCATTCCTCACGGCAAACACCTTAACGTTTACCGCGGAGACCATGTCAACGCGGGTGAACAGCTGGTCGACGGTCCGGTGGTCCCGCAGGACATACTGCGTGTTTCTGGGGAGAAGGCGCTGCAAGAGTATCTCCTTAACGAGGTCCAGGAGGTCTACCGTCTACAGGGCGTGCAGATCAACGACAAGCATATCGAGGTAATAATCCGGCAGATGCTGAAAAACGTTAAGATCACTGATTCGGGTGACACCGAGTTCCTCCAAGGCGATAAAGTGGACAAGTCCACCTTCAAAAGAGAGAACGCGAAGGTGCTTAAACAGAAGAAGAAGCCCGCTGCCGCTGAGCCCGTTTTGCAGGGTATAACCAAGGCTTCGCTCACCACCGAAAGCTTTATCTCTGCGGCCAGTTTCCAAGAGACCACCAGGGTGCTCACGGATGCGGCATCTACCGGAAAGATGGATTCGCTGAACGGGTTGAAAGAGAATATCATCATGGGCCATCTCATACCGGCGGGCACAGGGTTCATGAACCACCGGAACATAGATCTGGATAGAGAGCTACTGAAACCTGAACCGGAAGAAGAGAAGGAAGAAGGTGAGACTCTTGAAGAAGAAGAGTCTTGA
- the rpsG gene encoding 30S ribosomal protein S7 yields MRRRRAERREARPDPKYHSKLLGKFINMVMERGKKSIAEKIVYGALDVIKEKIADKDPLEVFTQSIENGRPLLEVKSRRIGGATYQVPIEVKTDRGQFMAMRWIRDFARNQKGRPMKDKLADEILATYNKEGSTIKKREDTHKMAEANKAFAHYKW; encoded by the coding sequence ATGAGAAGAAGAAGAGCCGAAAGAAGAGAAGCAAGACCGGATCCCAAGTATCACAGCAAGCTGTTGGGCAAGTTCATCAACATGGTGATGGAGCGCGGTAAAAAGTCCATTGCGGAAAAGATCGTTTATGGTGCGCTGGATGTGATCAAGGAAAAGATCGCAGATAAGGATCCTCTTGAAGTGTTCACACAGTCTATAGAGAACGGTCGGCCCTTGCTTGAAGTCAAATCAAGGAGGATAGGCGGCGCGACATATCAGGTGCCTATAGAGGTAAAGACCGATCGGGGCCAGTTCATGGCCATGAGGTGGATACGGGATTTTGCCAGGAACCAGAAAGGCCGGCCAATGAAAGACAAACTGGCGGATGAGATTCTCGCCACTTACAATAAAGAAGGCTCTACGATTAAAAAACGTGAAGACACGCATAAGATGGCCGAAGCCAACAAAGCGTTCGCCCATTATAAATGGTAA
- a CDS encoding 30S ribosomal protein S12, translating to MPTINQLIRKGRKVIKEKSNSPALQGCPQRRGVCLQVRTRTPKKPNSALRKIARVRLTNKMEVTAYIPGEGHNLQEHSIVTIRGGRVKDLPGVRYHIIRGTLDASGVESRRRGRSKYGAKKPKQ from the coding sequence ATGCCGACAATAAATCAGCTGATAAGAAAAGGCAGGAAAGTCATCAAGGAGAAAAGTAATTCTCCTGCATTGCAGGGATGCCCCCAGCGTAGGGGGGTCTGCCTGCAGGTAAGGACAAGAACGCCCAAGAAACCTAACTCGGCGCTCCGTAAGATAGCCAGGGTAAGGCTTACCAACAAGATGGAGGTGACCGCCTATATCCCTGGTGAAGGACACAATCTCCAGGAACACTCTATAGTTACCATCCGCGGTGGCAGGGTAAAGGACCTTCCCGGGGTCAGGTACCATATAATCCGAGGAACGCTGGACGCTTCGGGCGTCGAATCACGCAGACGCGGTAGATCCAAGTACGGGGCAAAAAAACCGAAACAGTAA